A section of the Cryobacterium soli genome encodes:
- a CDS encoding multidrug ABC transporter ATPase, translated as MTTQTPHDPGRLEKILAYMVAGVVGLSILAFLAVILGTAAGAGDNDGFSQGVWPAVLTLPLFGLPLGFLLIITLMIVSGIRRAREARQNRE; from the coding sequence GTGACCACTCAAACTCCACACGACCCCGGCCGGCTCGAGAAGATCCTGGCCTACATGGTCGCGGGTGTGGTCGGCCTGTCCATCCTGGCCTTCCTCGCCGTCATCCTCGGCACTGCCGCCGGCGCCGGCGACAACGACGGGTTCAGCCAGGGAGTGTGGCCCGCCGTACTCACCCTGCCCCTGTTCGGCCTCCCCCTCGGCTTCCTCCTGATCATCACGCTGATGATCGTCAGTGGAATCCGCCGTGCACGCGAGGCTCGACAGAACCGGGAGTAA
- a CDS encoding cold-shock protein: MPTGKVKFYDEEKGFGFISSDDGQEVFLHASAVPAGVTVKAGMKLEFGIADGKRGAQALSVRVIEAPPSLAKLSRKPADDMAIIVEDLVKLLDGIGSSLRRGRYPDSAHGKKIAAMLRKVAEELDA; the protein is encoded by the coding sequence ATGCCCACCGGCAAAGTCAAGTTCTACGACGAGGAGAAGGGTTTTGGCTTCATCAGTTCCGATGATGGCCAGGAGGTCTTCCTGCACGCATCCGCGGTGCCCGCCGGAGTGACGGTGAAGGCCGGGATGAAGCTCGAGTTCGGCATCGCCGATGGCAAGCGCGGCGCGCAGGCGCTGTCGGTGCGGGTCATCGAGGCTCCGCCGAGCCTGGCCAAGCTCAGCCGCAAGCCGGCCGACGACATGGCCATCATCGTGGAAGACCTCGTCAAACTGCTCGACGGAATCGGCTCGAGCCTGCGCCGCGGACGTTACCCCGACAGCGCACACGGCAAGAAGATCGCGGCGATGCTGCGCAAGGTTGCCGAGGAACTGGATGCGTGA
- a CDS encoding DUF3027 domain-containing protein has translation MRDPFDPTPPPARPVETTAEHALVAETPADVTASDAVPAETDPAADHAAPSEDVPISADAATEVDDDEVFEADEVLVGATDQARTALELITPADTIGEPLGYIVEGEHVLSLLFDCLMTGYPGWRWTVSLSRVDGESEPQVLETELMPGDDALLAPEWVPWSDRLADSKLAEELAAAALTDADDDDDSDDDDDSDDDSDDDDSDDDDDSDDDDDDDSDDDDDDDEADLHADDLADDGIDEALAAADQHEGESGQAEGQPDRGAPQPPAQAGVAQFSSENER, from the coding sequence ATGCGTGATCCGTTCGATCCCACTCCGCCGCCCGCCCGGCCCGTTGAGACGACCGCGGAGCACGCTCTCGTAGCCGAGACGCCCGCTGACGTGACTGCTTCCGACGCGGTGCCGGCCGAGACTGATCCGGCCGCTGACCACGCGGCACCCTCAGAGGATGTCCCGATCAGCGCCGACGCCGCCACGGAGGTCGACGATGACGAGGTCTTCGAGGCCGACGAGGTGCTCGTCGGGGCAACCGACCAGGCCCGGACGGCTCTGGAGCTGATCACCCCGGCCGACACCATCGGGGAACCCCTCGGTTACATCGTCGAGGGGGAGCACGTGCTCTCGCTGCTCTTCGATTGCCTGATGACCGGTTACCCGGGGTGGCGCTGGACGGTGAGCCTGTCGCGGGTCGACGGCGAATCCGAGCCCCAGGTGCTCGAAACCGAGCTCATGCCCGGCGACGACGCGCTGCTCGCGCCGGAATGGGTGCCGTGGAGCGACCGGTTGGCTGACTCCAAGCTGGCCGAGGAACTCGCCGCGGCCGCCTTGACCGACGCCGACGATGACGACGACAGCGACGATGACGACGACAGCGACGACGACAGCGACGACGACGACAGCGACGATGACGACGACAGCGATGATGACGACGACGACGACAGCGATGATGACGACGACGATGATGAGGCCGACCTGCACGCCGACGACCTCGCCGATGACGGCATCGACGAGGCCCTAGCGGCGGCGGACCAGCACGAAGGCGAGTCCGGCCAGGCCGAGGGCCAGCCCGATCGCGGCGCACCACAGCCACCAGCCCAGGCCGGCGTCGCCCAGTTCAGTTCGGAAAACGAGCGCTAG
- the serC gene encoding phosphoserine transaminase, with amino-acid sequence MPDLQIPTDLLPADGRFGCGPSKIRREQLDYLSGAGASILGTSHRQAPVKNLVGRVRTGLSDLFRAPEGYEIIMGNGGSTAFWDAAAFSLIETRAQNLVFGEFGGKFAAAAAAPFLTAPDVIKAPAGSRAEAVPTEGVDVYAWPQNETSTGVMAPVTRVHGDAGALTVIDATSAAAGIDFAADQADVYYFAPQKNLASDGGIWFALFSAAAIERVERVAASGRYIPEFLSLKNAIDNSRLNQTLNTPALSTLLLMENQLDWINGNGGLAWASARTQESSSVLYDWAATVDYATPFVTDPSHRSQVVATIDFDDAIDAASIAKVLRANGIVDTEPYRKLGRNQLRVATFTAIEPADVRKLVSSIEYVVANLG; translated from the coding sequence ATGCCGGACCTACAGATCCCCACTGACTTGCTGCCCGCCGACGGACGTTTTGGCTGCGGCCCGTCCAAGATCCGCCGGGAGCAGCTCGACTACCTCTCCGGCGCCGGCGCGAGCATTCTGGGCACCTCCCACCGTCAGGCACCGGTGAAGAACCTGGTCGGGCGGGTGCGCACCGGTCTCAGCGACCTGTTCCGCGCCCCCGAGGGCTACGAGATCATCATGGGCAACGGCGGCTCGACCGCGTTCTGGGACGCCGCCGCGTTCTCGCTCATCGAGACCCGCGCCCAGAACCTCGTCTTCGGCGAGTTCGGCGGCAAGTTCGCCGCCGCCGCCGCCGCACCGTTCCTCACCGCCCCCGATGTGATCAAGGCACCCGCCGGGTCACGTGCCGAGGCCGTTCCCACCGAGGGCGTCGACGTGTACGCGTGGCCCCAGAACGAAACCTCGACCGGCGTGATGGCCCCGGTCACCCGGGTGCACGGTGACGCCGGCGCGCTCACGGTGATCGACGCCACCAGCGCCGCCGCGGGCATCGACTTCGCCGCCGACCAGGCGGATGTCTACTACTTCGCCCCGCAGAAGAACCTCGCCTCCGACGGCGGCATCTGGTTCGCGCTCTTCTCCGCCGCGGCGATCGAACGCGTGGAGCGCGTCGCCGCCAGCGGCCGGTACATTCCCGAATTCCTCAGCCTCAAGAACGCGATCGACAACTCGCGCCTCAACCAGACGCTCAACACCCCCGCGCTGTCGACGCTGCTGCTGATGGAGAACCAGCTGGACTGGATCAACGGCAACGGCGGACTCGCCTGGGCGTCGGCACGCACGCAGGAATCGTCATCCGTGCTCTACGACTGGGCCGCGACCGTGGATTACGCCACGCCGTTCGTGACCGACCCGAGCCACCGCTCACAGGTCGTCGCCACGATCGACTTCGACGACGCCATCGACGCCGCCTCTATCGCCAAGGTGCTGCGCGCCAACGGCATCGTCGACACCGAGCCGTACCGCAAGCTCGGCCGCAACCAGCTGCGCGTGGCCACCTTCACCGCCATCGAACCGGCAGATGTGCGGAAGCTCGTCTCGTCGATCGAGTACGTAGTGGCCAACCTGGGTTAG
- a CDS encoding metal-dependent transcriptional regulator, giving the protein MTDLIDTTEMYLRTILDLEEENIVPLRARISERLGHSGPTVSQTVARMERDGLVVVSGDRHLELTLSGRSKAVHVMRKHRLAERLLSDVIGLEWEFVHDEACRWEHVMSEQVERKILEILGHPTESPYGNPIPGLDELGDSPAVAFMAGVTNLLDVVAASTQPVSAVIRRLGEPVQFDPELLSQLKQSGVLPGNTGTFSAAGSYVLVQVEGFGDGLELPNEVAGHIFVTTPVAAAAA; this is encoded by the coding sequence ATGACTGACCTTATCGACACGACCGAAATGTATCTCCGCACGATCCTCGACCTCGAGGAGGAGAACATCGTTCCGTTGCGCGCGCGCATTTCGGAACGCCTGGGCCACTCGGGTCCGACGGTGTCCCAGACCGTGGCCCGGATGGAACGCGACGGTCTCGTCGTCGTCTCCGGCGACCGCCACCTCGAACTCACCCTGAGCGGCCGCAGCAAGGCCGTGCACGTCATGCGCAAACACCGTCTGGCCGAGCGACTGCTCAGCGACGTCATCGGCCTCGAGTGGGAGTTCGTCCACGACGAAGCCTGCCGCTGGGAGCACGTGATGAGCGAGCAGGTCGAGCGCAAGATCCTCGAAATCCTTGGTCACCCCACGGAATCCCCGTACGGCAACCCCATCCCCGGGCTCGACGAGCTGGGCGATTCACCAGCCGTCGCGTTCATGGCCGGTGTCACCAACCTGCTCGATGTCGTTGCCGCGTCGACCCAGCCGGTGAGCGCCGTCATCCGCCGCCTGGGCGAGCCCGTGCAGTTCGACCCCGAGCTGCTGTCTCAGCTGAAACAGTCCGGCGTGCTGCCGGGCAACACCGGCACGTTCTCCGCAGCGGGGTCGTACGTGCTCGTGCAGGTGGAGGGTTTCGGAGACGGGCTCGAGCTGCCGAACGAGGTTGCCGGCCACATCTTCGTGACCACACCGGTCGCTGCCGCAGCGGCCTGA
- a CDS encoding C40 family peptidase, whose amino-acid sequence MRPAPLDPLRAAQTEVNPRTVMRPGTPVKRPARRNAVGNIVMMTLATGLVATMALPAYAFAPSDNAEGFAATDTTELAKAGEQAVAVDDTAATVTVAEDAFAATPQAELDAADAAAAAAVAAEAARTAAASSMTSYAASYSGPTAADYLASPAYPSFSLSSVYNVALQYQGVPYVYGGATPAGFDCSGFVMYVYAQFGISLPHSSTGQGAAGTRISLADAQPGDLVIMDGHDGFYAGNGNILHAPYEGASVRVQPIWTSDYYIVRLGI is encoded by the coding sequence GTGCGCCCCGCCCCGCTCGACCCGCTGCGCGCGGCGCAGACCGAGGTCAACCCGCGCACCGTGATGCGTCCGGGGACGCCCGTCAAGCGGCCCGCCCGACGCAACGCCGTGGGCAACATCGTGATGATGACGCTCGCGACCGGCCTCGTCGCCACGATGGCGCTGCCGGCCTACGCCTTCGCGCCGTCTGACAACGCCGAGGGCTTCGCCGCGACCGACACGACCGAACTGGCCAAGGCCGGCGAGCAGGCTGTGGCCGTGGATGACACCGCCGCCACGGTCACCGTCGCGGAGGACGCCTTCGCCGCCACGCCCCAGGCGGAGCTCGACGCGGCCGACGCCGCCGCTGCCGCAGCGGTGGCTGCCGAAGCGGCGCGCACCGCCGCCGCCAGCTCCATGACCTCCTACGCGGCCTCGTACAGCGGCCCGACCGCGGCCGACTACCTGGCTAGCCCGGCCTATCCGAGCTTCAGCCTCTCCTCCGTCTACAACGTCGCGCTGCAGTACCAGGGCGTGCCGTACGTCTACGGCGGGGCCACCCCGGCCGGCTTCGACTGCTCCGGCTTCGTGATGTACGTGTACGCGCAGTTCGGAATCTCCCTGCCGCATTCCTCAACCGGGCAGGGCGCCGCCGGAACTCGCATCTCCCTGGCGGACGCCCAGCCGGGCGACCTGGTCATCATGGACGGTCACGACGGGTTCTACGCCGGGAACGGCAACATCCTGCACGCGCCGTACGAAGGCGCATCCGTGCGGGTGCAGCCGATCTGGACCAGCGACTACTACATCGTTCGACTGGGCATCTGA
- a CDS encoding HNH endonuclease produces the protein MRTLVLNAGYEPLAVVSFKRALVLVMNQKATIIQADQGHPVWAATESWERPSVILLTRYVRLPRSRAVPVSRRGVLRRDEHRCCYCGKSASTIDHVQPRSRGGRDTWDNLVACCLRCNNLKSDRTPAEMGWDMHFDPRMPQGTTWVVSGVERPLPQWDEFLAPVAA, from the coding sequence ATGCGCACACTGGTCCTCAACGCGGGGTATGAACCCCTCGCGGTCGTTTCGTTCAAGCGGGCACTCGTCCTCGTCATGAACCAGAAGGCAACAATCATCCAGGCCGATCAGGGTCACCCGGTCTGGGCGGCCACGGAGTCGTGGGAGCGGCCCAGCGTCATCTTGCTCACCCGGTACGTGCGCCTGCCGCGCTCACGGGCCGTACCGGTGAGCCGCAGGGGAGTTCTGCGCCGCGATGAACACCGTTGTTGCTATTGCGGCAAGTCGGCGAGCACCATCGATCACGTGCAGCCGCGGTCCCGCGGCGGGCGAGACACCTGGGACAACCTGGTGGCCTGCTGCCTGCGCTGCAACAACCTCAAGAGCGACCGCACACCCGCCGAGATGGGCTGGGACATGCATTTCGACCCGCGGATGCCGCAGGGCACCACCTGGGTGGTCAGCGGGGTGGAACGGCCGTTGCCGCAGTGGGACGAATTCCTCGCCCCCGTCGCCGCGTAG
- a CDS encoding three-helix bundle dimerization domain-containing protein: MSELDETQAIDQVIDRLSQRFPSLARDHIANVVQDEHGQLGERRVRDFVPVLVEKAAKNRLKKEASETFVSVEQPEGLAPLPDGAADPDPMEVERTSREGHGSHLFGGLVGKSGENER, from the coding sequence ATGAGCGAGCTAGACGAAACTCAAGCCATCGACCAAGTGATCGACCGGCTGTCGCAGCGGTTCCCGAGTTTGGCGCGAGATCACATCGCGAACGTTGTCCAAGATGAGCACGGGCAGCTCGGGGAGCGTCGGGTGCGTGATTTCGTTCCCGTCCTCGTTGAGAAGGCCGCGAAGAATCGGCTGAAGAAGGAAGCCAGCGAAACGTTCGTCTCGGTCGAACAACCGGAAGGGCTGGCTCCGCTGCCGGACGGCGCCGCAGACCCGGATCCGATGGAAGTCGAGCGCACAAGTCGCGAGGGTCATGGTAGCCATCTGTTCGGCGGTCTTGTCGGTAAGTCCGGAGAGAACGAGCGCTGA
- a CDS encoding CHAP domain-containing protein — MTHSGPAGSPESDGVLPTRREARALREAAEAAALAATADIAVSALSAAAPLSEPAVPVPAVPVVSVSPDLAAVVESATTSSISVVASAPLSRPETAPPGSTVPGLSVPESVVSAPAGDEFPPSRRESRQRAAVGPTRVVRAPSAPAKPAAGSAKPAGSTPVRRPKRNKPLAKLVTLMAIPAVFLTAALPAYAFSPQGSAGFSAQSSVDTQAVTVAAAAAAVTISADGFSATSQAELDDIEAGLQASQSEQRAAEQARASAAEYAVYGIRSERDDYPWPTSATDAQGGGLSPLGYYYRECVDFVAWRLNRDAGSTGSPWKWTWHSMTPGGGDASSWANAWSAKGWPTSKTPIVGAVAWFTYNHVAYVQSVPGDGTVVLEEYNWMGSHAYHTRTVPISEVPMYLYPPS; from the coding sequence GTGACTCATTCCGGCCCCGCCGGCTCGCCCGAGAGCGACGGCGTGCTCCCCACGCGCCGTGAGGCCCGCGCCCTCCGTGAAGCCGCCGAAGCCGCAGCCCTCGCCGCAACCGCCGACATCGCCGTGAGTGCGCTGTCGGCCGCCGCGCCGCTTTCGGAGCCCGCCGTGCCCGTGCCGGCCGTGCCTGTCGTATCGGTGTCGCCCGATTTGGCGGCAGTTGTTGAGAGCGCGACCACCTCCAGCATCTCCGTCGTCGCGTCGGCCCCGCTCAGCCGCCCGGAGACCGCCCCGCCGGGCTCGACGGTTCCTGGACTGTCGGTGCCGGAATCCGTGGTGTCCGCGCCGGCCGGAGACGAGTTTCCGCCCTCCCGCCGCGAGTCCCGTCAGCGTGCCGCCGTGGGGCCGACGCGGGTTGTGCGGGCGCCGAGCGCGCCCGCCAAGCCGGCCGCCGGCTCTGCCAAACCTGCCGGGTCGACACCCGTGCGCCGCCCCAAGCGCAACAAGCCGCTGGCCAAGCTTGTCACTCTCATGGCGATCCCCGCCGTCTTCCTCACCGCGGCCCTGCCCGCCTATGCGTTCTCGCCGCAGGGCTCGGCCGGCTTCAGCGCCCAGTCCTCGGTCGACACCCAGGCTGTGACCGTAGCCGCCGCCGCGGCTGCCGTGACCATCTCGGCCGACGGGTTCTCGGCCACGAGCCAGGCCGAACTCGACGACATCGAGGCAGGCCTGCAGGCCTCCCAGTCGGAGCAGCGCGCGGCAGAACAGGCACGCGCATCCGCGGCCGAGTACGCCGTGTACGGCATCCGCTCCGAGCGTGATGACTATCCGTGGCCTACCTCGGCCACGGATGCGCAGGGCGGCGGGCTCTCCCCCCTCGGCTACTACTACCGCGAGTGCGTGGACTTCGTGGCCTGGCGGCTCAACCGTGATGCCGGCAGTACCGGCAGTCCGTGGAAATGGACCTGGCACTCAATGACCCCCGGCGGCGGAGACGCATCCTCGTGGGCCAACGCCTGGTCGGCGAAGGGGTGGCCCACCAGCAAGACCCCGATCGTGGGCGCGGTGGCCTGGTTCACCTACAACCACGTGGCCTACGTGCAGTCGGTGCCCGGCGACGGCACCGTTGTGCTCGAGGAGTACAACTGGATGGGTTCGCACGCGTATCACACTCGCACCGTGCCGATCAGCGAGGTGCCGATGTACCTCTACCCGCCGTCCTAG
- a CDS encoding TetR/AcrR family transcriptional regulator — MDVTKPLRADAKRNREALIAAARQVFETGDEIRFDDFARRAGVGTGTLYRHFPTQDALVAAVYQEEVATLCQRAQELQATLPAVVALTRFLTEFVDYVGPRHRLARTLAALMARRADEFTEGSRALERAITELVAAGVAQGGIRSDVSAGSVMVALHGIGGAHDRPDWHTEAEGLITVLIDGLRAADSL, encoded by the coding sequence GTGGACGTGACCAAACCGCTACGGGCGGACGCGAAGCGAAACCGCGAAGCTCTCATCGCGGCCGCACGGCAGGTGTTCGAGACCGGGGATGAAATCCGCTTCGATGACTTCGCACGCCGGGCCGGCGTCGGCACGGGCACGCTCTACCGTCATTTCCCCACCCAGGACGCGCTCGTCGCCGCGGTCTACCAGGAGGAGGTCGCCACCCTCTGCCAGCGCGCCCAGGAACTGCAAGCGACGCTGCCGGCCGTGGTCGCCCTGACCAGATTCCTGACCGAATTCGTCGACTATGTAGGACCTCGCCACAGGCTGGCGCGAACACTGGCCGCGCTCATGGCACGTCGAGCGGACGAATTCACGGAAGGCAGTCGGGCGCTCGAGCGTGCAATCACAGAGCTGGTGGCTGCCGGAGTTGCGCAGGGCGGCATCCGGTCAGACGTCAGCGCGGGCTCCGTCATGGTGGCGTTGCACGGCATCGGCGGAGCCCACGATCGACCGGACTGGCACACAGAGGCGGAGGGACTCATCACGGTTCTCATTGATGGACTGCGCGCAGCCGACTCGCTGTGA
- a CDS encoding ketopantoate reductase family protein: protein MKILMFGRGVISSTYGWAFERAGHEVEFYVRPGRSVVYGPAIDVDIVDARKRPWGQRFLESWPVRYREVLEPNHDFDLIVLSVAHHRLAEAATFLAPRVGNATVLIFGNVWAEPLSAITSLPPEQVAWGFPGTGGGFGTDGVLRTAIIPFVTFGTFGQPPTERERAVRDVFRGAGFRITEQADFRGWLWMHFVFDAGIHAQGLRLGSLSELVGKRKELREALLTSRELLPILTARGVDLGRHRGAVIGLNGPTWLTALVVSWLIVHVPLARRSLEAHSDPSAEEPRVICVDTLAEAHRRGVKAPRLEAAASYFGSLVGEA, encoded by the coding sequence GTGAAGATCTTGATGTTCGGCCGAGGCGTCATATCGAGCACCTATGGGTGGGCCTTTGAACGCGCGGGGCACGAGGTGGAGTTCTACGTGCGCCCCGGCCGATCGGTGGTGTACGGGCCGGCCATCGACGTCGACATCGTGGATGCCCGGAAGCGACCCTGGGGGCAGCGCTTTCTCGAGTCGTGGCCGGTGCGCTACCGAGAGGTGCTCGAGCCCAACCACGACTTCGACCTGATCGTGCTGAGCGTGGCGCACCATCGCCTCGCTGAGGCGGCAACGTTTCTCGCGCCGCGAGTGGGCAACGCTACCGTGTTGATCTTCGGAAACGTCTGGGCCGAACCGCTCTCCGCCATAACAAGCCTGCCTCCGGAGCAGGTCGCGTGGGGGTTTCCTGGGACGGGCGGTGGTTTCGGCACGGACGGAGTGCTCCGCACCGCGATTATCCCGTTCGTCACGTTTGGCACATTCGGGCAGCCGCCCACCGAACGAGAGCGAGCCGTGCGCGACGTGTTCCGCGGCGCTGGCTTCCGGATAACGGAACAAGCAGACTTTCGAGGCTGGCTCTGGATGCACTTCGTCTTCGACGCGGGCATTCACGCGCAGGGCTTGAGGTTGGGGTCATTGTCAGAATTGGTCGGGAAACGGAAGGAGCTCCGTGAAGCTCTCCTCACCAGCCGGGAGCTTCTCCCGATTCTCACAGCGCGTGGCGTCGATTTGGGGCGGCACCGAGGTGCCGTGATCGGGCTCAACGGGCCGACCTGGCTGACCGCCCTTGTGGTCTCCTGGCTGATCGTTCACGTTCCGTTGGCACGTCGGAGCCTCGAAGCGCACAGCGATCCATCCGCCGAGGAACCTCGGGTGATCTGTGTCGACACCCTCGCTGAGGCACACCGACGGGGAGTCAAGGCGCCCCGGCTGGAAGCCGCGGCCTCGTACTTCGGGTCTCTGGTCGGTGAGGCTTGA
- a CDS encoding Gfo/Idh/MocA family protein, whose product MTTTRWAILGPGDIGGWFARALPGSAHGTLHAVGSTDPGRAADFAALHGAPVTGSYDELLARDDIDAVYISTVNTTHADLAVAALQAGKAVLCEKPVAPTLAEVERVLAQAAGSGLPFVEAYKHRFGPFARALDAVVADHEVGSALRLRASFGFVAGERSGRLFDPALAGGAILDVGGYPVSLAVGLAAAAGLDPADLVLTAAAGRIGDTGVDEHATATVSAHGFTAEVACSIVTELPRSATLSGSGGSIELPDVFGSRAASAASFTVRAGAGDRVVEPATVDPFAAEADAVSLALLDGRTEAAEVPWAHSRAIARLLDQWRAGLGG is encoded by the coding sequence ATGACAACTACACGGTGGGCAATCCTCGGACCGGGCGATATCGGCGGCTGGTTCGCGCGGGCGTTGCCCGGGTCGGCGCATGGTACGTTGCACGCCGTCGGCAGCACAGATCCAGGCCGGGCGGCCGATTTTGCGGCACTGCATGGCGCGCCGGTCACCGGTTCCTACGACGAGCTCCTCGCCCGGGACGACATCGACGCCGTGTACATATCCACCGTCAACACGACCCATGCCGACTTGGCCGTGGCGGCGCTGCAGGCCGGCAAGGCCGTGCTCTGCGAGAAGCCCGTCGCTCCGACCCTGGCCGAGGTGGAGCGGGTGCTGGCCCAGGCCGCGGGCTCCGGCCTCCCGTTCGTCGAGGCGTACAAGCACCGGTTCGGTCCGTTCGCCCGGGCGCTCGACGCCGTGGTCGCCGATCACGAGGTGGGCTCGGCGCTTCGGCTGAGAGCATCGTTCGGATTCGTCGCGGGCGAGCGCTCCGGTCGCCTGTTCGACCCAGCGCTGGCCGGTGGAGCGATCCTCGACGTGGGCGGCTACCCGGTGTCTCTCGCGGTCGGCCTCGCCGCCGCCGCCGGCCTCGACCCTGCGGACCTCGTTCTCACGGCCGCCGCTGGCCGGATCGGGGACACTGGTGTGGACGAGCATGCCACCGCAACCGTGTCCGCGCACGGGTTCACGGCGGAGGTGGCCTGCTCCATCGTGACCGAGTTGCCGAGATCGGCGACGCTGAGCGGCAGCGGTGGAAGCATCGAGCTGCCCGACGTGTTCGGCAGCAGGGCCGCCTCCGCGGCATCCTTCACCGTGCGCGCCGGCGCCGGCGATCGTGTCGTCGAACCGGCGACGGTGGACCCGTTCGCCGCGGAGGCCGACGCCGTGTCCCTGGCCCTGCTGGACGGCCGGACCGAAGCGGCCGAGGTGCCGTGGGCGCACAGCCGCGCCATCGCGCGCCTGCTCGATCAGTGGCGCGCGGGGCTCGGAGGCTGA
- a CDS encoding DUF2277 domain-containing protein gives MCRNIHQLHNFEPAATDDEVHAAALQFVRKISGSTKPSQANQDAFNRAVEEIAHISRHLLEDLVTTAPPKNREVEAEKAKARSAKRFAAA, from the coding sequence ATGTGTCGGAACATCCATCAGCTGCACAATTTCGAGCCGGCCGCGACGGACGACGAGGTGCACGCCGCCGCCCTCCAATTCGTGCGCAAAATCAGTGGGTCCACCAAACCGTCCCAGGCCAACCAGGACGCGTTCAACCGTGCGGTTGAGGAGATCGCCCACATCTCCCGGCATCTTCTCGAGGACCTGGTCACGACCGCTCCGCCGAAGAACCGCGAGGTCGAGGCTGAGAAGGCCAAGGCGCGTTCGGCCAAACGGTTCGCCGCGGCCTGA
- a CDS encoding S1C family serine protease, translating to MNDLPPMSDDGLLDAYSKTVMAVATRVLPSVASITVRGPRGAGAGSASVITGDGVLLTSAHVVSGATRAEAAFTDGTTVEVEIVGSDALSDLAVLRALGHAPPPVELGDASRLRVGQVVVALGNPLGLAGSVTAGIVSALGRSLPTRSGRVVDEVIQTDAALNPGNSGGVLADSAGRMVGVNTAVAGIGVGLAVPINATTREIITALLRTGRVRRAWLGIAGAQVPLPPELAARIGSPTGLQVAGVSPDSPAAEAGLHRGDIVVELAGHPVTTTTAVQQLMVEGAIDKPIEITVWRNGALVDAITVPRELADR from the coding sequence ATGAACGATCTGCCACCGATGAGTGACGACGGGCTCCTCGACGCCTACTCGAAAACTGTCATGGCCGTGGCGACCCGGGTGCTGCCCAGCGTCGCCAGCATCACCGTGCGGGGTCCCCGCGGAGCCGGAGCGGGGAGCGCCAGCGTGATCACGGGCGACGGCGTGCTGCTCACCAGCGCCCATGTGGTCTCCGGGGCGACGCGGGCCGAGGCCGCGTTCACCGACGGCACCACCGTCGAGGTCGAGATCGTGGGCAGCGACGCTCTCTCCGACCTCGCGGTGCTGCGTGCACTCGGCCATGCTCCGCCGCCCGTGGAGCTCGGCGACGCGTCCCGGCTCCGAGTGGGCCAGGTCGTGGTGGCGCTCGGCAACCCGCTGGGCCTGGCCGGCAGCGTCACGGCCGGCATCGTCTCGGCGCTGGGCCGGTCGCTGCCCACCCGGTCCGGGCGCGTGGTCGACGAGGTCATCCAGACCGACGCCGCGCTCAACCCGGGCAATAGCGGCGGCGTGCTGGCCGACAGCGCCGGGCGCATGGTCGGCGTCAACACGGCCGTGGCGGGCATCGGGGTGGGCCTCGCGGTGCCGATCAACGCCACGACCCGGGAGATCATCACCGCGCTGCTCCGCACGGGGCGGGTGCGGCGGGCCTGGCTCGGCATCGCCGGCGCCCAGGTGCCGCTGCCCCCTGAGCTGGCCGCCCGGATCGGGTCGCCCACGGGCCTGCAGGTGGCCGGGGTGTCGCCGGACAGCCCGGCCGCCGAAGCGGGCCTGCACCGCGGCGACATCGTGGTGGAACTGGCCGGGCACCCCGTCACCACCACCACGGCCGTTCAGCAGCTCATGGTCGAGGGCGCCATCGACAAGCCCATCGAGATCACGGTGTGGCGCAACGGCGCCCTCGTCGACGCCATCACAGTGCCCCGGGAGCTGGCCGACCGCTGA